In the genome of Xenopus laevis strain J_2021 chromosome 1S, Xenopus_laevis_v10.1, whole genome shotgun sequence, one region contains:
- the LOC108705035 gene encoding myotubularin-related protein 3 isoform X1 codes for MDEESQSSLECIQANQIFPRKQLIREDETLQVPFQELHGESTEFVGRAEDAIISLSNYRLNIKYKESSINVPLQLIESVECRDPFQLHLTCKDCKVIRCQFSSFEQVQEWQKRMNSTLRPPSRIEDLFSFAYHAWCMEVYASEKEQHGDLCRPGDHVISRFKNEVERMGFDMDNAWRISNINEKFRLCPSYPQELIIPAWITDKELESVASFRSGKRFPAVVYRHQSNGAAIARCGQPEVSWWGWRNADDEHLVQSVAKACATDSSRTSPGKMANGGCPHNYINGGVLTDVDFESSLSNIPPPESPSVQPQKLLILDARSYAAAVANRAKGGGCECPEYYPNCEVVFMGMANIHSIRKSFQSLRLLCTQIPDPANWLSALEGTKWLQHLSMLLKSSLLVVHTLDKDQRPVLVHCSDGWDRTPQIVALSKLLLDPYYRTIEGFQVLVETEWLDFGHKFADRCGHGENSEDLNERCPVFLQWLDCVHQLQRQFPCSFEFNEAFLVKLVQHTYSCLFGTFLCNNGKERSEKHIQERTCSVWCLLRAGNRSFKNLLYSTQSETVLYPVCHVRNLMLWSAVYLPGSSPSTPSEESCTPYPASGSATEEPPICRLSKTRSYDDLPSACDIMVPCMNRRSSDPSLNDKWQDHRHSLELSGLGNPEEDGYEGDRQPLGVHLSMAAGVGEGHMENILQEATKEEGIIEELGGKQRKGQEASLEVEQANYLEDSVKGEEGLELTSNTPHAQSNEGMPDQDRVRANPKPGGDCDKFSNGKIYNTEDAEVDDGSPQEFCNDEGASQVPKQPAFKLEGNTKQNGIEFEEDASQVTEKLNFKSGGGIQQNGVEFEEDASQEHKNHNGVEIEEEVQNSPSPLPSALTSSCVVLEDSTDTLTEGPVVSWPCRLDHVTAANELAQKPENSSTAGLIMMGIRGMKLQSDMTCMPPMLSQCAFHNSECKVLIHCNRDQIYFPSFDGSCLNGDNRIGKPGLSRQNSSTNTPHLRNTPHKCPLHSGGRNRIGSPPEQQAHNHLDDDGMPLYVDPIQQRLRQIECGHQQEVETLKNQVQELRCRLENFFPNSPLSFNGEFADEVNSIPDTEGNRDPSCLSGCSTEPLSETSWEQVDKRDTEVTRWVPDHVAHNCYNCDSKFWLASRKHHCRNTEAISETWNCGNVFCSSCCNQKAPVPSQQLFEPSRVCKLCYTDLHPTWELENPIAATSN; via the exons ATG GATGAAGAAAGTCAGAGCAGCCTAGAGTGTATCCAAGCCAACCAGATTTTTCCACGCAAACAGCTGATCAGGGAAGATGAAACCCTTCAG GTTCCTTTCCAAGAGCTGCATGGAGAGAGCACAGAGTTTGTGGGCCGGGCAGAGGATGCAATCATCTCTTTATCCAACTATCGTTTGAACATCAAATATAAAGAATCTTCTATCAAT GTTCCACTGCAGCTAATTGAATCTGTTGAGTGTCGTGATCCTTTCCAGCTCCATTTGACCTGCAAAGACTGTAAAGTGATCAG GTGCCAGTTCTCCAGCTTTGAGCAAGTGCAGGAATGGCAGAAACGCATGAATTCTACTCTGCGTCCACCAAGTCGAATTGAGGATCTCTTTTCCTTTGCATACCATGCATGGTGTATGGAGGTGTATGCAAGTGAAAAAGAACAGCATGGAGACTTGTGTCGTCCAG GTGACCACGTAATATCACGATTTAAGAATGAGGTGGAACGAATGGGTTTTGACATGGATAATGCTTGGAGAATTTCGAATATCAATGAGAAGTTTAG GCTGTGTCCTAGTTATCCACAGGAACTGATCATCCCTGCTTGGATAACAGATAAAGAGTTGGAAAGTGTTGCCAGCTTTCGTTCAGGGAAGCGTTTTCCGGCTGTGGTGTACAG GCATCAAAGTAATGGGGCTGCGATTGCACGATGTGGGCAACCTGAAGTCAGCTGGTGGGGCTGGAGAAACGCAGATGATGAGCATCTTGTTCAGTCTGTTGCTAAAGCCTGTGCCACAGACAGTAGTCGAACCAGCCCAGGCAAAATGGCCAATGGTGGCTGTCCCCACAACTACATAAATGGTGGAGTCCTGACAGATGTAGATTTTG AATCCTCCTTGTCAAACATTCCACCTCCTGAAAGTCCCTCTGTTCAGCCACAAAAACTGCTCATCCTTGATGCTAGATCATATGCTGCTGCAGTGGCCAACCGTGCCAAGGGCGGAGGCTGCGAGTGTCCTG AGTATTATCCTAACTGTGAGGTTGTGTTCATGGGAATGGCCAATATTCACTCCATTCGTAAAAGTTTCCAGTCTCTACGCCTGCTCTGCACACAAATACCTGACCCAGCCAA CTGGCTTTCTGCATTGGAAGGTACCAAATGGTTGCAGCACCTCTCTATGCTGCTCAAGTCATCCCTTTTGGTGGTTCATACGCTGGACAAAGATCAAAGACCTGTTCTTGTGCACTGCTCTGATGGCTGGGATCGGACCCCACAAATTGTGGCACTTTCCAAACTGCTGCTGGACCCTTATTATAGAACTATAGAG GGTTTCCAAGTCCTGGTGGAGACAGAGTGGTTGGATTTTGGACACAAATTTGCAGACCGCTGTGGACATGGTGAGAATTCTGAAGACCTGAATGAGCGCTGTCCTGTCTTTCTGCAGTGGTTGGACTGTGTGCACCAACTGCAGAGGCAGTTTCCATGTTCATTTGAATTTAACGAAGCTTTTCTG GTTAAACTGGTGCAGCATACCTATTCCTGTTTGTTTGGGACATTCCTGTGTAACAATGGGAAGGAGCGAAGTGAAAAGCACATCCAGGAGCGTACATGTTCAGTCTGGTGCTTACTGCGTGCAGGGAACCGTTCTTTCAAGAacttgttatactctactcagtCTGAAACT GTGCTGTATCCTGTATGCCACGTGCGGAATTTGATGCTGTGGAGTGCGGTTTATCTACCAGGCTCCTCCCCTTCCACGCCTAGTGAGGAGTCCTGCACACCATACCCTGCTTCTGGGTCTGCAACAGAGGAACCACCAATATGCAG GCTGTCAAAGACCCGGTCATATGATGATCTCCCTTCAGCATGTGACATCATGGTGCCCTGCATGAACAGGAGGAGCAGCGATCCCAGTCTTAATGATAAGTGGCAGGACCATCGGCATTCTTTAGAGCTGAGTGGTTTGGGGAACCCGGAGGAGGACGGGTATGAAGGCGATAGACAACCACTGGGAGTTCATCTGTCCATGGCAGCTGGTGTGGGTGAAGGTCATATGGAGAACATCCTACAAGAGGCCACCAAGGAAGAGGGAATTATTGAGGAGCTTGGTGGGAAACAGAGAAAGGGCCAGGAAGCATCTCTGGAAGTAGAACAAGCAAATTATTTAGAAGATTCTGTGAAAGGGGAGGAAGGTCTAGAACTGACCAGTAACACACCACATGCTCAAAGTAATGAGGGGATGCCAGACCAAGATCGGGTGCGTGCCAACCCCAAGCCAGGGGGAGACTGTGATAAATTCTCAAATGGGAAAATCTACAATACTGAGGATGCAGAAGTGGATGATGGTTCACCTCAGGAATTTTGTAATGATGAAGGTGCAAGCCAAGTGCCCAAGCAGCCTGCATTTAAATTAGAAGGGAATACAAAACAAAATGGAATTGAATTTGAAGAAGATGCAAGCCAAGTGACAGAGAAGCTTAACTTTAAATCAGGAGGGGGTATACAACAAAATGGAGTAGAATTTGAGGAAGATGCAAGCCAAGAGCACAAGAATCACAATGGTGTAGAAATTGAGGAAGAAGTCCAGAACAGTCCTAGTCCTCTTCCATCAGCCCTTACCTCTTCATGTGTAGTTTTGGAGGATTCAACGGATACCTTAACTGAAGGCCCTGTAGTCTCTTGGCCTTGTAGGCTGGACCATGTGACTGCAGCAAATGAATTGGCACAAAAGCCAGAAAATTCATCCACTGCCGGCCTCATTATGATGGGTATACGGGGAATGAAGCTGCAAAGTGATATGACATGTATGCCTCCCATGCTTTCTCAATGTGCCTTCCACAACTCTGAATGCAAAGTACTAATTCATTGTAACAGGGACcaaatttattttccttcttttgatGGGTCTTGCCTTAATGGGGACAACCGAATCGGCAAGCCAGGACTCTCACGACAGAACTCTAGCACAAACACCCCTCACCTACGGAATACCCCACACAAGTGCCCACTGCATAGCGGAGGAAGGAATAGGATTGGAAGTCCTCCAGAACAGCAAGCTCATAACCACCTAGATGATGATGGCATGCCTCTCTATGTGGACCCCATACAGCAAAGGCTAAGACAGATAGAGTGTGGTCATCAGCAGGAGGTTGAAACCTTAAAGAATCAGGTCCAGGAGCTACGGTGCCGGTTAGAAAACTTCTTTCCCAACAGCCCCTTGAGTTTTAATGGTGAATTTGCAGATGAAGTG AACTCGATCCCTGATACTGAAGGCAACAGAGATCCCAGCTGTTTGTCGGGCTGCAGCACAGAACCCTTATCTGAGACTAGCTGGGAACAAGTGGACAAACGGGATACAGAG GTGACGAGGTGGGTGCCAGATCATGTAGCACACAACTGTTATAACTGTGACAGCAAATTCTGGCTGGCAAGCAGGAAGCATCATTGTAG GAATACGGAAGCCATATCTGAAACCTG GAACTGTGGGAATGTTTTCTGCTCTAGCTGTTGTAACCAGAAGGCACCAGTTCCAAGCCAACAGCTGTTTGAGCCAAGCCGAGTTTGCAAGTTATGTTACACCGACCTGCACCCCACCTGGGAACTGGAAAATCCTATTGCAGCAACGTCAAACTAG
- the LOC108705035 gene encoding myotubularin-related protein 3 isoform X2, with protein sequence MDEESQSSLECIQANQIFPRKQLIREDETLQVPFQELHGESTEFVGRAEDAIISLSNYRLNIKYKESSINVPLQLIESVECRDPFQLHLTCKDCKVIRCQFSSFEQVQEWQKRMNSTLRPPSRIEDLFSFAYHAWCMEVYASEKEQHGDLCRPGDHVISRFKNEVERMGFDMDNAWRISNINEKFRLCPSYPQELIIPAWITDKELESVASFRSGKRFPAVVYRHQSNGAAIARCGQPEVSWWGWRNADDEHLVQSVAKACATDSSRTSPGKMANGGCPHNYINGGVLTDVDFESSLSNIPPPESPSVQPQKLLILDARSYAAAVANRAKGGGCECPEYYPNCEVVFMGMANIHSIRKSFQSLRLLCTQIPDPANWLSALEGTKWLQHLSMLLKSSLLVVHTLDKDQRPVLVHCSDGWDRTPQIVALSKLLLDPYYRTIEGFQVLVETEWLDFGHKFADRCGHGENSEDLNERCPVFLQWLDCVHQLQRQFPCSFEFNEAFLVKLVQHTYSCLFGTFLCNNGKERSEKHIQERTCSVWCLLRAGNRSFKNLLYSTQSETVLYPVCHVRNLMLWSAVYLPGSSPSTPSEESCTPYPASGSATEEPPICRLSKTRSYDDLPSACDIMVPCMNRRSSDPSLNDKWQDHRHSLELSGLGNPEEDGYEGDRQPLGVHLSMAAGVGEGHMENILQEATKEEGIIEELGGKQRKGQEASLEVEQANYLEDSVKGEEGLELTSNTPHAQSNEGMPDQDRVRANPKPGGDCDKFSNGKIYNTEDAEVDDGSPQEFCNDEGASQVPKQPAFKLEGNTKQNGIEFEEDASQVTEKLNFKSGGGIQQNGVEFEEDASQEHKNHNGVEIEEEVQNSPSPLPSALTSSCVVLEDSTDTLTEGPVVSWPCRLDHVTAANELAQKPENSSTAGLIMMGIRGMKLQSDMTCMPPMLSQCAFHNSECKVLIHCNRDQIYFPSFDGSCLNGDNRIGKPGLSRQNSSTNTPHLRNTPHKCPLHSGGRNRIGSPPEQQAHNHLDDDGMPLYVDPIQQRLRQIECGHQQEVETLKNQVQELRCRLENFFPNSPLSFNGEFADEVNSIPDTEGNRDPSCLSGCSTEPLSETSWEQVDKRDTEVTRWVPDHVAHNCYNCDSKFWLASRKHHCRNCGNVFCSSCCNQKAPVPSQQLFEPSRVCKLCYTDLHPTWELENPIAATSN encoded by the exons ATG GATGAAGAAAGTCAGAGCAGCCTAGAGTGTATCCAAGCCAACCAGATTTTTCCACGCAAACAGCTGATCAGGGAAGATGAAACCCTTCAG GTTCCTTTCCAAGAGCTGCATGGAGAGAGCACAGAGTTTGTGGGCCGGGCAGAGGATGCAATCATCTCTTTATCCAACTATCGTTTGAACATCAAATATAAAGAATCTTCTATCAAT GTTCCACTGCAGCTAATTGAATCTGTTGAGTGTCGTGATCCTTTCCAGCTCCATTTGACCTGCAAAGACTGTAAAGTGATCAG GTGCCAGTTCTCCAGCTTTGAGCAAGTGCAGGAATGGCAGAAACGCATGAATTCTACTCTGCGTCCACCAAGTCGAATTGAGGATCTCTTTTCCTTTGCATACCATGCATGGTGTATGGAGGTGTATGCAAGTGAAAAAGAACAGCATGGAGACTTGTGTCGTCCAG GTGACCACGTAATATCACGATTTAAGAATGAGGTGGAACGAATGGGTTTTGACATGGATAATGCTTGGAGAATTTCGAATATCAATGAGAAGTTTAG GCTGTGTCCTAGTTATCCACAGGAACTGATCATCCCTGCTTGGATAACAGATAAAGAGTTGGAAAGTGTTGCCAGCTTTCGTTCAGGGAAGCGTTTTCCGGCTGTGGTGTACAG GCATCAAAGTAATGGGGCTGCGATTGCACGATGTGGGCAACCTGAAGTCAGCTGGTGGGGCTGGAGAAACGCAGATGATGAGCATCTTGTTCAGTCTGTTGCTAAAGCCTGTGCCACAGACAGTAGTCGAACCAGCCCAGGCAAAATGGCCAATGGTGGCTGTCCCCACAACTACATAAATGGTGGAGTCCTGACAGATGTAGATTTTG AATCCTCCTTGTCAAACATTCCACCTCCTGAAAGTCCCTCTGTTCAGCCACAAAAACTGCTCATCCTTGATGCTAGATCATATGCTGCTGCAGTGGCCAACCGTGCCAAGGGCGGAGGCTGCGAGTGTCCTG AGTATTATCCTAACTGTGAGGTTGTGTTCATGGGAATGGCCAATATTCACTCCATTCGTAAAAGTTTCCAGTCTCTACGCCTGCTCTGCACACAAATACCTGACCCAGCCAA CTGGCTTTCTGCATTGGAAGGTACCAAATGGTTGCAGCACCTCTCTATGCTGCTCAAGTCATCCCTTTTGGTGGTTCATACGCTGGACAAAGATCAAAGACCTGTTCTTGTGCACTGCTCTGATGGCTGGGATCGGACCCCACAAATTGTGGCACTTTCCAAACTGCTGCTGGACCCTTATTATAGAACTATAGAG GGTTTCCAAGTCCTGGTGGAGACAGAGTGGTTGGATTTTGGACACAAATTTGCAGACCGCTGTGGACATGGTGAGAATTCTGAAGACCTGAATGAGCGCTGTCCTGTCTTTCTGCAGTGGTTGGACTGTGTGCACCAACTGCAGAGGCAGTTTCCATGTTCATTTGAATTTAACGAAGCTTTTCTG GTTAAACTGGTGCAGCATACCTATTCCTGTTTGTTTGGGACATTCCTGTGTAACAATGGGAAGGAGCGAAGTGAAAAGCACATCCAGGAGCGTACATGTTCAGTCTGGTGCTTACTGCGTGCAGGGAACCGTTCTTTCAAGAacttgttatactctactcagtCTGAAACT GTGCTGTATCCTGTATGCCACGTGCGGAATTTGATGCTGTGGAGTGCGGTTTATCTACCAGGCTCCTCCCCTTCCACGCCTAGTGAGGAGTCCTGCACACCATACCCTGCTTCTGGGTCTGCAACAGAGGAACCACCAATATGCAG GCTGTCAAAGACCCGGTCATATGATGATCTCCCTTCAGCATGTGACATCATGGTGCCCTGCATGAACAGGAGGAGCAGCGATCCCAGTCTTAATGATAAGTGGCAGGACCATCGGCATTCTTTAGAGCTGAGTGGTTTGGGGAACCCGGAGGAGGACGGGTATGAAGGCGATAGACAACCACTGGGAGTTCATCTGTCCATGGCAGCTGGTGTGGGTGAAGGTCATATGGAGAACATCCTACAAGAGGCCACCAAGGAAGAGGGAATTATTGAGGAGCTTGGTGGGAAACAGAGAAAGGGCCAGGAAGCATCTCTGGAAGTAGAACAAGCAAATTATTTAGAAGATTCTGTGAAAGGGGAGGAAGGTCTAGAACTGACCAGTAACACACCACATGCTCAAAGTAATGAGGGGATGCCAGACCAAGATCGGGTGCGTGCCAACCCCAAGCCAGGGGGAGACTGTGATAAATTCTCAAATGGGAAAATCTACAATACTGAGGATGCAGAAGTGGATGATGGTTCACCTCAGGAATTTTGTAATGATGAAGGTGCAAGCCAAGTGCCCAAGCAGCCTGCATTTAAATTAGAAGGGAATACAAAACAAAATGGAATTGAATTTGAAGAAGATGCAAGCCAAGTGACAGAGAAGCTTAACTTTAAATCAGGAGGGGGTATACAACAAAATGGAGTAGAATTTGAGGAAGATGCAAGCCAAGAGCACAAGAATCACAATGGTGTAGAAATTGAGGAAGAAGTCCAGAACAGTCCTAGTCCTCTTCCATCAGCCCTTACCTCTTCATGTGTAGTTTTGGAGGATTCAACGGATACCTTAACTGAAGGCCCTGTAGTCTCTTGGCCTTGTAGGCTGGACCATGTGACTGCAGCAAATGAATTGGCACAAAAGCCAGAAAATTCATCCACTGCCGGCCTCATTATGATGGGTATACGGGGAATGAAGCTGCAAAGTGATATGACATGTATGCCTCCCATGCTTTCTCAATGTGCCTTCCACAACTCTGAATGCAAAGTACTAATTCATTGTAACAGGGACcaaatttattttccttcttttgatGGGTCTTGCCTTAATGGGGACAACCGAATCGGCAAGCCAGGACTCTCACGACAGAACTCTAGCACAAACACCCCTCACCTACGGAATACCCCACACAAGTGCCCACTGCATAGCGGAGGAAGGAATAGGATTGGAAGTCCTCCAGAACAGCAAGCTCATAACCACCTAGATGATGATGGCATGCCTCTCTATGTGGACCCCATACAGCAAAGGCTAAGACAGATAGAGTGTGGTCATCAGCAGGAGGTTGAAACCTTAAAGAATCAGGTCCAGGAGCTACGGTGCCGGTTAGAAAACTTCTTTCCCAACAGCCCCTTGAGTTTTAATGGTGAATTTGCAGATGAAGTG AACTCGATCCCTGATACTGAAGGCAACAGAGATCCCAGCTGTTTGTCGGGCTGCAGCACAGAACCCTTATCTGAGACTAGCTGGGAACAAGTGGACAAACGGGATACAGAG GTGACGAGGTGGGTGCCAGATCATGTAGCACACAACTGTTATAACTGTGACAGCAAATTCTGGCTGGCAAGCAGGAAGCATCATTGTAG GAACTGTGGGAATGTTTTCTGCTCTAGCTGTTGTAACCAGAAGGCACCAGTTCCAAGCCAACAGCTGTTTGAGCCAAGCCGAGTTTGCAAGTTATGTTACACCGACCTGCACCCCACCTGGGAACTGGAAAATCCTATTGCAGCAACGTCAAACTAG